Within Carassius auratus strain Wakin unplaced genomic scaffold, ASM336829v1 scaf_tig00041688, whole genome shotgun sequence, the genomic segment acacttacactcacacacacacccggagcagtgaacacacacaccacacacacggaGCGTTGGGGGTTCATATCTTTATGATTTTAAGTGTACTGCCTTAATATTTTAATggtttgtattgtttaataataaaaacactgtattaaCGGCTTTAACCTATCGTTCTTCTTTCGTCACGTGACAGTATTGATAGAGAAGTTAATTTACAATCTTCCTTACAAACGGGTgcatagtcattattattatcatcatcgttattataattattatttactcttacattTACTGAGTTTCTGGTCTCAAAtgtagctttttacttcttaTAGTTtgtaaatgtgtgaatttctgtcattATGGATATTAATGTTTGTAACACAGGTAATAAagagttgtttattattattattattgtttttaagtctcttattATCATTAAGTCAGACTGAAACAGGACTaataccatagactgtataaaacagacTAATACAATAATCCAAGTGAACCTGATGAAGAaaactgcgcatgcgcgactgaacgaatcactccccgagacgactcattcttcccgagtcacattaaagattgaacgaatcgttcaagaacgacctATCACTACTGCGCGTGCGCGGTCTTCAAACAACCAAGATGGCGGCGAGTAACGGCGGAGGAATGGAGGTGGACGCGACAGGTGAGAAAATCACACGTTAGCCCCATTTAACGCGCTTTACAGCGAGAGATCCACTTGATTAAACACAAATACGACAGACGATCACTGGACTGAAATCACAGGTCGTCTCGAGCTGCTCTAGTGAGGCTCGAGCTGTTATTGACAGACTGACGCTGCTTGGGCTTGATTTTGATTGGTCAGCAGACCTCATAAGTCCCGCCTCATCGGCGGACTCTCTTCTGTGATTGGCTGCGCTTTGTTTTGACAGTAACAGCCTTTGCAGCGCTTCTTGCTTCGCTGTGTTTGAACACTTGAGCGCACATGTTGATATTCTCAGTGTTTGTTTTGGGTTACATGAGTTTACTGTCTTAAGTTCAAATGTGAAATTAACACGAGATTTCAGAAGGACATGATCACGTGACTGAAGCGGCTTCCCTCTGTTCCTGATCTGCAGCTTCTAAcaaccagtctctctctctctctctctctctctctctctctgtgtgtgtgtgtgtatgtctctctctctctctcttgtgtgtgtgtgtgtctctctctctctctctctgtatgtgtgtgtgtgtgtgtgtgtgtgtgtgtgtgtgtgcagcgagCCCAAGTGTGATGGCGTCTGGAGTCACGGGGAGTGTGTCTGTAGCTCTGCATCCGCTCGTGATCCTGAATATCTCCGATCACTGGATCCGGATCCGCTCGCAGGAGGGACGAGCCATGCAgggtatatatgtgtgtgtgtgtgtgtctgcagtatGTAGTCATGCAGTAATCATGCGTGTGTTTGCAGTCGTtggcgctctgatcggtaaacaGGAGGGCAGGAACATCGAGGTGATGAACTCGTTTGAGCTGCTGTTTCAGACCGTAGAGGATCAGATTCACATCGATAAAGAGTATTACTACATTAAAGAAGAGCAGTGtgagtatcacacacacactgtctgtagTGATTCCTaacgtgtgtgtgttgtgtgacgCTGGTTTTCCTCCATCAGTCAAGCAGGTTTTTAAGGACATGGAGTTTCTGGGCTGGTACACGACTGGCGGCGCTCCGGACCAATCAGATATCCACATTCATAAGCAGGTGGGTGGAGCTGAGGATAAACTCCTCCCATCAGTGTGTTGCGTGTtactgaagctgtgtgtgtgtttgtaggtgtGTGAGATCATCGAGAGTCCACTGTTCCTGAAGCTTAACCCCATGACCAAACACACCGacgtgagtcacacacacacactcaatcactcactctatccctttctctgtctctctctctctctctcacacacacacacacacacacacacacacacacacactcaatcactcactctatctctctctctctctctctctctctctctctctctcacacacacatactcactcactcactcactcactcactctttttGTGAGTTTTGACCTTTGATCCTTTGTGTGTGCAGCTGCCAGTCAGTGTGTATGAATCTGTGATTGACATCATCAGCGgagaggtgagtgtgtgtgtgtgtgtgtgtgtgtgtgtgtgtgtgagtgagtagaCTTCATCTAGAGCTCTGGAGAGgacagaaaacatcttcatctgtagatttcaatctTTAGAGAGTTTTACAAACAGCACACGCTTCAGTTTGATTCCTCTCTGTATTCTGCAGGTTTGTTCATATTTGATTCACACTGATTTCTACAACACTTTACTCCTGAAATCATGGACAGAATGAGtttgttgacagtattttctgatttatgatgAACAGAGAAATCCAAAAACCCTTTTGAACAAACCTTTAACTCTAATATGAGGACAAGATCAGAGCAGAATTATCAACCTGACATCATCCAGTTATTAGATTTATGTGCTGGAGATTAATGCATATCTGTGCATACTTAATTAGATAATGGTTAATTTGCATATGTAAATGAACCATTTGAGAGAACTTGTGATAAACGTGTTAAATCTGTGAAAGTGATGAATCAGCTGCTGTCTGTTTGACATCGACATCTGAGGATTTTAACCCTTGATATCTGATCATTCATGTGAACTCTGTCTTTAGTTTGGAGGTCAGAGGTCGTGACCTTTTGTCCTCTCTGCTAGGCCACTATGCTGTTTGCTGAGCTGCCGTACACACTAGCGACAGAAGAAGCAGAGCGCATCGGAGTCGATCACGTCGCACGGATGATGGCCATCGGGACGGGAGAGAACTccaccggtgtgtgtgtgttacagagtgtgtgtgtgtgtgcgagagagagagtgtgtgtgtgtgtgtgtgtgtgtgtgtgtgagagagagagagagagagagagtgtgtgtgtgtgtgtgtgtgtgtgtgtgtgtgcaagagagagacagagagagagagagtgtgtgtgtgtgtgtgtgtgtgtgtgcgagagagagtgtgtgtgtgtgtgtgtgtgtgtgtgcgagagagagagagagagaaagagagagtgtgtgtgtgtgtgtgcgagagagagagagagtgagtgagtgtgtgtgtgtgtgtgtgcgtgagagagtgtgtgtgtgtgcgagagagagagagagtgagtgtgtgtgcgtgagagagagagtgtgtgtgtgttacagtgtgtgtgtgtgtgtgtgtgtgttacagatagtgtgtgtgtgcgagagagagagagagagtgagtgtgtgtgtgtgtgttacagagtgtgtgtgttacagtgtgtgtgtgtgttacagagtgtgtgtgtgtgtgtgttacagagtgtgtgtgtgtgtgtgtgtgtgtgtgtgtgtgtgcgagagagagagagagagtgagtgtgtgtgtgtgtgtgtctgtgtctgtgtgtgtgtgtgcgtgagagagagtctgtgtgtgtttgtgtgttacagagtgtgtgtgtgtgtgtgtgtgtgtgcgagagagtgagtgagtgagtgtgtgtgtgtgtgtgtgtgtgcatgagagagtgtgtgtgtgtgacagtgtgtgtgtgtgtgcgtgagagagtgtgtgtgtgtgtgcgtgagagtgtgtgtgtgttacagtgtgtgtgtgtgtttaaccatGTTTCTGTGTTCTCTGTCAGTGGCGGAGCATCTGATCGCTCAGCACAGTGCTATAAAGATGCTGCACAGCCGCGTGAAGGTCATTCTGGAGTACGTCAAAGCAGTGCAGGCAGGTcagttactcacacacacacacacacacacacacacacacacacacacacactgtaacacacatacactgtaacacacacactcagacaagtcgggaagttgtggcctaatggttagagagtcagccTTGTTAtctgaaggttgtgggttcgagtcttggatTGTGGGGGGGGTGAATGACCCTCGACTGCTGACCGGCTGCAGCTGACACAAACAGATGGCTGCCcgctaataaagaaaaaaatgttcttCTCTCAACGTCTCCCGTCTCGGTGCACTTAATCACTGTAGCACGCGGAGACACTGTTAGCGTTTAGCTTAGCACAAATCATTCCTTTGGATCCAAACAGGTtcatttagaagccaccaaacacttgGGCACCTGTCCCTTTGCCTCTTGGTGCCCAAAGTACCCTTCTGCCTaagcaaaatgtaatttttgtaataacatgcccttttgtgaatgcctgcccaggcccaatctaaatattagtaaaatctatgaataataatttagccataaATAAGATGacccacatgatgacctttcacctgacgacGACAAACTCATCCGACCGGGAAGATTCATCACacgcatttttttattgttatagttaattcaaaataactttcCCACCATTGAAAAGCACAGACTGactctactgtgtgtgtgtctctggtgtgtgtgtgtgtgtctctggtgtgtgtgtgtgtctctctgtgtgtgtgtctctggtgtgtgtgtgtgtgtgtgtgtgtgtatgtctctgtgtctgtctctctgtgtgtgtgtgtgtgtgtgtctctctgtgtgtgtgtctctggtgtgtgtgtgtgtgtgtgtgtgtgtgttaggtgaGGTCCCGTTCAATCATGAGATCCTGCGGGAGGCGAACGCTCTCTGTCACCGTCTGCCGGTTCTCAACACGCTCAAGTTCAAGACAGACTTCTATGACGTGAGTGTTTCTGCTCTGTGCTGCTCTTCTGTCAGTGTTTAGGAGCCAGAACAATGTTTTAGTTCTGAATAAGGGTTAGATTACTGACTCTTGATCTGATGAAGTGCTGATGTGAACCGTTTCACACGAGTTCTCTCGTCCTGCAGCAATGTAATGACGTGGGTCTGATGGCGTATCTGGGAACCATCACCAAAACCTGCAACAGCATGAACCAGTTCATCAACAAGTTCAACGTTCTGTACGACAGGCAGGGCATCGGCCGGCGCATGAGGGGCCTGTTCTTCTGAAACCCCTCAGTCTTATCTTTCTGACCGTCATCGCTGTAAATACAAGGAACGTGATGTCTTTGGTTAACT encodes:
- the LOC113085490 gene encoding COP9 signalosome complex subunit 6-like, yielding MAASNGGGMEVDATASPSVMASGVTGSVSVALHPLVILNISDHWIRIRSQEGRAMQVVGALIGKQEGRNIEVMNSFELLFQTVEDQIHIDKEYYYIKEEQFKQVFKDMEFLGWYTTGGAPDQSDIHIHKQVCEIIESPLFLKLNPMTKHTDLPVSVYESVIDIISGEATMLFAELPYTLATEEAERIGVDHVARMMAIGTGENSTVAEHLIAQHSAIKMLHSRVKVILEYVKAVQAGEVPFNHEILREANALCHRLPVLNTLKFKTDFYDQCNDVGLMAYLGTITKTCNSMNQFINKFNVLYDRQGIGRRMRGLFF